Genomic segment of Panicum virgatum strain AP13 chromosome 2K, P.virgatum_v5, whole genome shotgun sequence:
ACAGGCGGTGGGCGCACGTGGTTGTGCATGCCGAAGCTTCCAGAAGGCGATTCGTGGAGGCCTACTCGTATTCACCACATGAGGCTTGCATGGGCCGTGCATGGGTTACGTAGAAGTCCACATGTACCAGATTAATTAGTGTTAATTCTTTACTGATCAGCCCAGTACTTGAAGCTTAACAAATCCAGCCCATTAACCGCGGCCATGCTGATCACAACTCACAAGTTGCGTACATGCATTAGCCAAATTTATTTGTGCAACCTCTGAAAAGAACAGGAAGAGGACACGTTCGTGCAACTAGCATATGCTCTGGCTTCTTTGCATGTTAATATTGCTTGCTCCTCTTAAACAGCGTACGCACGCTCCTCTTGTTTAGCTTGAGGAACATGCATGCACAAAATACCGTCGAACACGCACACGCACCGGTGGCGACCGCAGCCGGATTCAGATCCTCTGCAGTCGGGCGCCGCGACTGTGCTCTGCAGTCACGCAAATCTGGCTGTCCACCCGCGATCCTACGATGATGGCTCGTTCGTGCAGTTCTCCTGCCAGATGCTGGCTCGATCACGGCTCGTGTTCGACGCTGGCTCGGCTCGAGCACATGGACCATCCCTTCGCCTGCCTCCGCGGGCATGGAGCGGTCCGGGAGAGCGCGCTGGAGCGGTACGACGAGGCAGCCTTCTCGCAGGTGGCAGTGACGACACCTGGCGCGGGTCTGGCGGCTTTCACCGTTCACTTACCTGCGCATGCTCAGGAGCctgctggcgcggcggcggcggcagcggagcccGAGCATATCATCTTCTCTGACGAAATTCTCTCTATTCCCACCATGGACTACAAATCCACCGCATCCAAAGCTCGCACACGTCCCTAGCTCCCTCCCCAACCCCTCATATCCGAGCTCCGCTAGCTGCCTCGCCGGGAATCGAGGATTCCCAAGCCGCCAACCTCCCTGTACCGCCCGAGCTGCGCCCCTATACCAACGACCCctctccggccctcctcctcgtccacctacCGCGAAAACGGAACCCCGGCGAGCACGCGCATCTCCTCGGCCCTTTTCCCCTTCGTTTCCGGCTCCGCCGGCACCAGACCGCCGCCGCGTAGGTCTCGCGCCGCCCCTACGTCGTTCTACCGGGCGCGCTGGCCCCTACCGAGCACGCCGGCCACATGCCCACCTCGCCGCGCTGCAGCCTGGCCTAGTGCTGGCGGGAACGGAGCTGCCACGCGCGGGCCCATGGCTATGGCGAGGTTGCTGGCCAGGCCACCTCTCCTTGCTCTGTCTCCCAAAAACACGAGCGAGCCGAGCATCAGGTAGCCGAGAATCGAGCCAGCGTTGGGCAGGACCATCCGCTCGCGAGCCATTGGGAGGTGTCGTAGGATCGCGGGTGGACAGTGGATCAGCCTGACTGCAGAGCGAAGTCGCGGCGTCGGACTACAGAGGATCTGAATCCCCGCAGCCATGCCAATGTCACGGCGGCTGCGGACAACCTCCCTTTTGACTCTTGTACGATCCGGGCGCGCACGGAACTTGCcaatggccctgtttggatttTAGGGGTAAAGATTTACCCAAAGATAAATGTTTTACACCTCACATTTGCCTCTAACTAATTTAGCCCATGGGATGTTTGGATTTAGAGGTAAAATGAGGATAAAAATAGTTGAAAATAGCAATCAATGCCTCTCATATTTCTAATTTTACCCCAATTTGACACACTCTAAGAGGTAAAGGGTAAAGAGAGAGCAAATGGGTAAAGGGGCACATTTACCCTACATGTTTGGATTTTTAGGGGTAAATGGAAGACAAATTTACCTCTTTTACTCCTTTACCCCACCATCCAAACATGGCCAATATACCGTTGAGCTGATTTGATTGATTCTCCTAATCCTTGAACTCTGGCAGGGTCAGTCAGCCGTTCTGCCCGAGGCAGTCAGTTTGTTCCCGCCGCACGTGCACGCTACTCCGTAGTAGTAGACACCATGGTCGCACATGGTCACCCAGTCAACTCACCCCTGCACACAAGTGCGTGCAGCTTCTGCGTCAAGCGGCACCAGCCCGATGGGATCAGCGAACTGGTAAAATACTACGTTCTACTAGTACGAACTGCACAAGCAGCCGAGCCGCATCGCACTAGGAAAATGCCCCGAGTCAGGTGTGCATCCCTTCCGAAAACAAAACGcgatcgctcgctcgctcgtctGTGGTGGCGCGAAATGATTCGCACCCCACTTGACGGCGGCGGCATATATTCCCGTCCATTCGCGCAGGCCGCCGGTCGCACGGCGATTGGAGTTGGAGAATCTGGGCCGCGCTGGGGTGGGTCAAAGGGGTCGACCACGAGCTGCGGATAGCACCTGCCTATGGCCGCGGACGATGGAGAGAGTCCAAAGGGCGGCCGCAGGTGAGCGCAGCGCCGTCCGACTAGCAGGGCGGAGGCAgaaatttattttttcattattagagAAGGCCAACCatattaatttatataaaaatttaatcaaatttcaaatttataatgcaaaatTGGGAACCATGCGGCCGGGCACGCCCCTGCCGACTAGGAGTACCAGCCAACCGAGTGTGATCTGACCAGTGAGGTGAGCGCACGCTGTCCAAACTCACTGTGTGGGCTACGGCCAGTCCGgccacacagacacacactcACACCAGTGTGGAGTGGAGTGGACTGTCCGTCCCCGACTCTCCGTCCGTTTGGCTCCGGCAGTATCGGCGCCACTAACCCACCCACAAAAAATAATGTCCCCCGTCAATCGTACGgtggccctgtttagatccgaCCCcacaaacacaaaaaaaaagtcacatcgaatgtttcgacacatgcatggggtactaaatgaagtctatttacaatttttttttgcatagatgggctgtaaatcgcgagacgaatctaatgagcatatttaattcatgatttgcaacagcgatgctacagtaaccatccgctaattactgattaatcatagattgattagcatcattagattcgtctcgcgatttattaatcatatttattatttcaaattagtaagattcatttgaaatttttttgcaacggaactaaacacggccataGTTTCTCGTGTCCATCGGCTCATCAGTGGTAAATCCATCTCCTCTGCCATACCCTACCGTTTAAGATGTTTGGTGAGACCGTCCCAACTGTGTACTAGTACAGCACATGCATAGAGCAGCACACGGCTTCGTTCGTCAGAAAGAATGTCTCCGTGAACATCCAGAGAGAACGAAATGCAGGCCGCAAGgcgcatctgaatttttacgAGCATCAATACACCCACGGATTCTCAGCCTCCATCAATAACCAATTTATTTCAGCCCCGTTAGCCGTTACTCCGCAATCAACTCCTCAAGAAAAACCAAAAAGGAAATACCGACAAATGCAGTGATGACCTCTACCATCCTGAAGAGTGAAGACGCTAAACCAGATTCTACATCTCCACTCACCATCCATTTCGAAAATTCAAATTCCCCGGAGAAAAGCATATAAGTAAAATCCTGCGCCGAGaatcaaatcttttttgcaCGCACCAAAAGCGGGGTGGCGCCAGGAGAGGAAATTCCACACGAAATACGCTGGCGGCGGCATTTTTGCTGCGGTGGGCAGGAGGGAACGGGAGCCTGCAAAAGCCCGCAAAGCAGCAGCGGTGGTGATGGTGGGTGCGAGGCCGCGAGCGCAGTCTCCGAGAGAGGTCGTAACCGTCGCCGATGCGCGTAGCCAAACGaggacggcgacgacgcggAAATAAAATTGGAATCGGTAGGCGCCCGTGCCAgatcaaatgcacccaagcggAAGCACGCGTGCTCCTCCTACCGCCGCTCTTGTCCTGACACGGAGTGACCCCGCCAGCCGCTGCCACTGCACAGACACACACTCCTCTCCCACACTCTGCTCgcatctcttcttcttcttcttcttcttcttcttctcctctctctctctagaagAGGAACGAGCAAGCAGCTGAGGTGAGCCGAGCGCAGGTGCCccatctctccctccctccctggaGTTCCTTGGGTGATCTTCGGTAGCGGCGGAACCATGAAggcgctggtggtggcggtgctgcTTCTGCtctcctccaccctcgccgcgtCACGTGAGCCCCCTTTCGTTTTCTAACCTTTCTCCCATCTTCTGTCTTCTCTCAGATTTTGTAAGCTTTGACTTCCACAGTGGCAGCTGCGGACGCTTCTTTTCTCTTTGTTTGGGGAGCTTGTTGTGTGGAAACCTCAAACCTGAGGGGGTTCTCGCTGGTTATATTCGCCCGAATTACCTCAAGTTCTTCTTTCTGCTGTTCCCTGTGTTCTAAAATGTGGGACCTCCCCAGTTCTGGTTCTTCCGCTTGTTGCCGTGTATTATTGTTTTTGAAACAACAAAAAAGTTTTCAcattttttcttggttttgtgGACGAACCAGTTGCTGTACCTGAGATGTACTTTTTTTTTACCATGGACTTCTTTCTAGATTCCTTTCCATTACATTTTTCTAGCTGCGGTAATCATCCGCTGCATCCCATTCCAGCGTTCCTTCCCTTCGGTTTCGAAGAGATTCGTTCAAGAACAGAGCAGGGAAGAGGAGAAATTTCTTCTCATGCAGATTGCACTCGTCCCCAAAAGTGCTTCGGTTCCTCCCCCTTTGCTGCTTTTGTTTAACATGCAGCAGCCCAAAACTAAAGCCCTGTTTAGATTATAACCCGTAAATCtcgaaaacacaaaaaaaatatcacatcgaatatttcgacatatgtatgaagtactaaataaagtatatttacagaattttttgtatggatagactgtaaatcgcgagacaaatctaaaacagtgatgctatagtaatcattcgctaattatgaattaatcatgaattaattagcattattatattcgtctcgcgatttacaaccatctgtgcaaaaagttttgtaaatagactttattttatttagtacttcaaaaaaaaattgcgctCCATCCAAACAAACCTAAGATTTCCGTTGCAAAAGTGGCGTgctcttcttcctttctttgTTTGCAAACCCCACTCCATCTGCTGCTGCCTTTCGTCACATTCCCCTGGCCTGCTCTGCTGGTCATCCATCCTGAAATGCCCAAAGCTTTCATGTAATCTCTAgtaattcctttttttttaccatGTTGTTGTGCAGAATGGTGCGTGTGCAGGCAGGATGCGCCGCAGGCCTCGCTGCAGAAGACCATCGACTACGCCTGCGGCGCGGGGGCGGACTGCAACTCCATCCATGAGAACGGGCCGTGCTACAACCCCAACAACGTCCCCGCGCACTGCTCCTGGGCGGCCAACAGCTACTACCAGAACAACAAGGCCAAGGGCGCCACCTGCGACTTCACCGGCACCGCCACCCTCACCACCAGCGACCCAAGTAATGGCCCTCACGTTTAGATTGCCCTGGCGTTCAGGTTCACTATCAACTGGTAGTGATTGTCTGATAGTAGCATCATCTGCATGACATGCGTTGCAAGTTGAAACGAGTCCTAAACTCTTAAACTTTTGCCATGGAAGGTTGCGAATCTGATCATTTTGGTACATTTGATTTAGTTATCAGTTAGTGTGAGAAAGCTATCCTGGTGTATTGGCCAAGCTTCAGGGAATCAGGTTCTGTACATGTACTGATTAGGCT
This window contains:
- the LOC120694025 gene encoding PLASMODESMATA CALLOSE-BINDING PROTEIN 3-like, translating into MKALVVAVLLLLSSTLAASQWCVCRQDAPQASLQKTIDYACGAGADCNSIHENGPCYNPNNVPAHCSWAANSYYQNNKAKGATCDFTGTATLTTSDPSSSGCSFPTSASAVGTMTPTTGGTMGGTPGTGTFTPGAGTTGTGMGTGSTTGTTGTGLGLGPAGIGAGMDTAAAGLLPRADLVAVLTVLLPAIAFA